A single region of the Syngnathoides biaculeatus isolate LvHL_M chromosome 17, ASM1980259v1, whole genome shotgun sequence genome encodes:
- the LOC133490780 gene encoding MOB kinase activator 1B isoform X1, with translation MSFLFGSRSSKTFKPKKNIPEGSHQYELLKHAEATLGSGNLRMAVMLPEGEDLNEWVAVNTVDFFNQINMLYGTITDFCTEESCPVMSAGPKYEYHWADGTNIKKPIKCSAPKYIDYLMTWVQDQLDDETLFPSKIGVPFKRNFMSVAKTILKRLFRVYAHIYHQHFDSVMQLQEEAHLNTSFKHFIFFVQEFNLIDRKELAPLQELIEKLTTKDR, from the exons ATGAGCTTTCTCTT CGGGAGTCGCTCGTCGAAGACGTTCAAGCCCAAGAAAAACATACCAGAGGGCTCGCATCAGTACGAGCTGTTGAAACACGCCGAGGCCACGCTCGGGAGCGGCAACCTGCGCATGGCCGTCATGTTGCCCGAGGGCGAAGACCTCAACGAGTGGGTCGCGGTCAACA CCGTGGACTTCTTCAACCAGATCAACATGCTCTACGGAACCATCACGGACTTTTGCACGGAGGAGAGCTGCCCCGTCATGTCGGCCGGTCCAAA GTACGAGTATCATTGGGCGGATGGCACCAACATCAAGAAACCCATCAAGTGTTCCGCGCCCAAATACATCGATTACCTGATGACCTGGGTGCAAGACCAGTTGGATGACGAGACGCTTTTCCCCTCCAAGATCG GCGTCCCGTTTAAGCGGAACTTCATGTCTGTGGCGAAGACCATCCTGAAGCGTCTGTTCCGCGTCTACGCACACATCTACCACCAGCACTTTGACTCCGTCATGCAGCTGCAGGAGGAGGCCCACCTCAACACGTCCTTCAAACACTTCATCTTCTTTGTCCAG GAGTTCAACCTGATCGACAGGAAAGAGCTGGCGCCGCTTCAGGAGCTGATCGAGAAGCTCACCACCAAGGACAGATAA
- the LOC133490780 gene encoding MOB kinase activator 1B isoform X2: MAVMLPEGEDLNEWVAVNTVDFFNQINMLYGTITDFCTEESCPVMSAGPKYEYHWADGTNIKKPIKCSAPKYIDYLMTWVQDQLDDETLFPSKIGVPFKRNFMSVAKTILKRLFRVYAHIYHQHFDSVMQLQEEAHLNTSFKHFIFFVQEFNLIDRKELAPLQELIEKLTTKDR, from the exons ATGGCCGTCATGTTGCCCGAGGGCGAAGACCTCAACGAGTGGGTCGCGGTCAACA CCGTGGACTTCTTCAACCAGATCAACATGCTCTACGGAACCATCACGGACTTTTGCACGGAGGAGAGCTGCCCCGTCATGTCGGCCGGTCCAAA GTACGAGTATCATTGGGCGGATGGCACCAACATCAAGAAACCCATCAAGTGTTCCGCGCCCAAATACATCGATTACCTGATGACCTGGGTGCAAGACCAGTTGGATGACGAGACGCTTTTCCCCTCCAAGATCG GCGTCCCGTTTAAGCGGAACTTCATGTCTGTGGCGAAGACCATCCTGAAGCGTCTGTTCCGCGTCTACGCACACATCTACCACCAGCACTTTGACTCCGTCATGCAGCTGCAGGAGGAGGCCCACCTCAACACGTCCTTCAAACACTTCATCTTCTTTGTCCAG GAGTTCAACCTGATCGACAGGAAAGAGCTGGCGCCGCTTCAGGAGCTGATCGAGAAGCTCACCACCAAGGACAGATAA